The Spirochaetaceae bacterium genome includes a window with the following:
- a CDS encoding type II toxin-antitoxin system VapC family toxin, with protein sequence MTTAVDTSVVLDVITDDPLHASASVDALRRARQEGRLIACECVVAETRPALQSNTELTEMLQDLGIEFVPGNEATAALAGQHFARYLERGGTAGRVVPDFLIGAHAQICADRLLARDRGYLRDYFSELTVMEPAESPTVPDSPE encoded by the coding sequence TTCGGTCGTGCTGGATGTGATTACCGACGATCCGCTGCACGCCAGTGCTTCGGTGGACGCCTTACGGCGCGCCCGTCAGGAGGGGCGCCTCATCGCGTGCGAATGCGTAGTGGCGGAAACCAGACCCGCACTGCAGTCGAACACGGAGCTGACTGAGATGCTGCAAGATCTCGGCATCGAGTTTGTGCCTGGCAATGAGGCCACCGCGGCGTTGGCTGGACAGCACTTTGCGCGGTATCTGGAGCGCGGAGGAACCGCCGGGCGGGTCGTGCCGGACTTTCTCATAGGCGCGCATGCTCAGATCTGCGCCGACCGCCTGTTGGCCCGTGATCGTGGTTACCTGCGCGACTACTTCAGCGAACTCACGGTTATGGAGCCTGCTGAGTCGCCGACGGTGCCAGATTCACCGGAATGA